A genomic segment from Thermotoga neapolitana DSM 4359 encodes:
- a CDS encoding type II toxin-antitoxin system RnlB family antitoxin — translation MRFKIFVTDMDYKYFVIMLTVEKPFDLLKEITGKLRRLGKGEGKVLFDTTLGNLNKQERYIEAYFDGEKIDVSSFKVVKEPPEYYLRKSFEYLSRNYSKYVERSLLTSAEKFRYKNRIFTR, via the coding sequence ATGAGATTCAAAATCTTCGTAACGGATATGGATTATAAGTACTTTGTCATTATGCTTACTGTAGAGAAACCTTTCGATTTATTGAAAGAAATCACAGGGAAACTAAGAAGACTCGGAAAAGGGGAAGGAAAGGTATTATTCGATACCACCCTTGGAAATCTTAACAAACAGGAGAGATACATAGAAGCCTATTTTGACGGTGAAAAGATAGACGTTTCCTCTTTTAAAGTGGTTAAAGAGCCTCCTGAATATTACCTCAGAAAAAGCTTTGAATATCTGTCCAGAAATTATAGCAAATATGTTGAAAGAAGTCTTCTCACTTCTGCAGAAAAGTTCAGGTACAAGAATCGAATATTCACACGATAA